From Peromyscus maniculatus bairdii isolate BWxNUB_F1_BW_parent chromosome 8, HU_Pman_BW_mat_3.1, whole genome shotgun sequence, a single genomic window includes:
- the Cyb5d1 gene encoding cytochrome b5 domain-containing protein 1 isoform X2: protein MPRRGLVAGPDFEYFHRRYFTPSEVAEHNQPEDLWVSYLGYVYNLTPLAQAFKGDLLLKPILEVAGQDISHWFDPKTRDIRKHIDPMTGCLRYRTPRGRFVHVPPPLPRSDWANDFGKPWWKGSTYQVGRLSAKTRNIRIINTLTSQEHTLQVGALESMWEILHRYLPYNAHAASYTWKYDGKNLNMDHTLEENGIRDEEEEFDALNMDATLHTPAVLLYFNDDLTEL from the exons ATGCCGCGCCGGGGCCTCGTGGCGGGGCCGGACTTTGAGTATTTCCACCGTCGGTATTTCACGCCGTCGGAAGTAGCGGAACACAACCAGCCCGAGGACCTTTGGGTGTCTTACCTGGGCTATGTGTACAACCTGACGCCCCTGGCGCAGGCGTTTAAAG GGGACCTGCTGCTGAAGCCCATCCTAGAAGTTGCAGGCCAGGACATTAGCCACTGGTTTGATCCAAAGACGAGAGAT ATTCGCAAGCACATAGATCCCATGACTGGTTGCTTGAGGTACCGCACCCCGCGGGGCCGCTTCGTGCACGTCCCACCTCCTCTGCCTCGCTCAGACTGGGCCAATGATTTCGGGAAGCCCTGGTGGAAGGGGTCGACTTACCAGGTGGGGCGGCTGTCTGCCAAGACCCGGAATATCCGTATTATTAACACTCTTACGTCGCAGGAGCACACACTGCAG GTGGGGGCTCTGGAATCAATGTGGGAAATCCTACACCGCTATCTCCCGTATAATGCACATGCTGCCAGCTACACATGGAAATATGATGGGAAGAATCTGAACATGGATCACACCCTGGAAGAAAACGGGATCCGGGATGAAGAAGAGGAGTTTGACGCTCTTAATATGGATGCTACACTTCACACCCCCGCAGTGCTGCTCTACTTCAATGATGACCTCACAGAGTTGTAG
- the Cyb5d1 gene encoding cytochrome b5 domain-containing protein 1 isoform X1, protein MPRRGLVAGPDFEYFHRRYFTPSEVAEHNQPEDLWVSYLGYVYNLTPLAQAFKGKGMAGELASAPGWPAFDGLRSFSGDLLLKPILEVAGQDISHWFDPKTRDIRKHIDPMTGCLRYRTPRGRFVHVPPPLPRSDWANDFGKPWWKGSTYQVGRLSAKTRNIRIINTLTSQEHTLQVGALESMWEILHRYLPYNAHAASYTWKYDGKNLNMDHTLEENGIRDEEEEFDALNMDATLHTPAVLLYFNDDLTEL, encoded by the exons ATGCCGCGCCGGGGCCTCGTGGCGGGGCCGGACTTTGAGTATTTCCACCGTCGGTATTTCACGCCGTCGGAAGTAGCGGAACACAACCAGCCCGAGGACCTTTGGGTGTCTTACCTGGGCTATGTGTACAACCTGACGCCCCTGGCGCAGGCGTTTAAAGGTAAGGGCATGGCCGGGGAGCTGGCTTCGGCTCCTGGGTGGCCGGCCTTTGACGGCCTCCGCTCCTTCTCAGGGGACCTGCTGCTGAAGCCCATCCTAGAAGTTGCAGGCCAGGACATTAGCCACTGGTTTGATCCAAAGACGAGAGAT ATTCGCAAGCACATAGATCCCATGACTGGTTGCTTGAGGTACCGCACCCCGCGGGGCCGCTTCGTGCACGTCCCACCTCCTCTGCCTCGCTCAGACTGGGCCAATGATTTCGGGAAGCCCTGGTGGAAGGGGTCGACTTACCAGGTGGGGCGGCTGTCTGCCAAGACCCGGAATATCCGTATTATTAACACTCTTACGTCGCAGGAGCACACACTGCAG GTGGGGGCTCTGGAATCAATGTGGGAAATCCTACACCGCTATCTCCCGTATAATGCACATGCTGCCAGCTACACATGGAAATATGATGGGAAGAATCTGAACATGGATCACACCCTGGAAGAAAACGGGATCCGGGATGAAGAAGAGGAGTTTGACGCTCTTAATATGGATGCTACACTTCACACCCCCGCAGTGCTGCTCTACTTCAATGATGACCTCACAGAGTTGTAG
- the Naa38 gene encoding N-alpha-acetyltransferase 38, NatC auxiliary subunit has protein sequence MAGAGPTMLLREENGCCSRRQSSSSAGDSDGEQEDSPAARARQQLEALLNKTMRIRMTDGRTLVGCFLCTDRDCNVILGSAQEFLKPSDSFSAGEPRVLGLAMVPGHHIVSIEVQRESLAGAPYL, from the exons ATGGCCGGAGCTGGGCCAACCATGCTGCTGCGCGAGGAGAACGGCTGCTGCAGTCGGCGTCAGAGCAGCTCCAGCGCCGGG GACTCTGACGGCGAGCAGGAGGACTCGCCGGCTGCGCGTGCCCGGCAGCAGCTGGAAGCGCTGCTCAACAAGACCATGCGCATTCGTATGACCGATGGGAGGACCCTAGTCGGCTGCTTCCTGTGCACCGACCGCGACTGTAATGTCATCCTGGGCTCTGCGCAGGAGTTCCTCAAGCCGTCCG attcATTTTCTGCGGGGGAGCCCCGTGTGCTGGGTCTGGCCATGGTACCAGGACATCACATCGTTTCTATTGAAGTCCAAAGGGAGAGCCTGGCGGGGGCCCCGTATCTCTGA
- the Tmem88 gene encoding transmembrane protein 88 yields MAEVPGAQRSVLAGSPEPRDPLDCWACAVLVTAQNLLVAVFNLLLLALVLGTILLPAVTMLGFGFLCHSQFLRSQAPPCTAHLRDPGFTALLVTGFLLLVPLLVLALATYRRLCLRLRLADCLVPYSRALYRRRRIPQPKQIPASPGSRAVPTPGKVWV; encoded by the exons ATGGCGGAGGTCCCGGGAGCCCAGCGCTCGGTTCTCGCGGGCAGCCCAGAGCCCCGGGATCCCCTGGATTGCTGGGCCTGTGCGGTGCTCGTGACCGCCCAGAACCTGCTGGTGGCTGTCTTCAATCTTCTCCTGCTGGCACTGGTCCTGGGGACCATCTTGCTTCCCGCTGTCACCATGTTGGGCTTCGGCTTTCTCTGCCACTCCCAG TTCCTGCGCTCCCAGGCACCCCCTTGCACCGCCCATCTGCGGGACCCAGGCTTCACCGCCCTGCTGGTCACTGGATTCCTGCTGCTGGTGCCGCTGCTGGTGCTTGCCCTGGCCACCTACCGCCGTCTCTGCCTGCGCCTGCGCCTGGCCGACTGCCTAGTACCCTACAGCCGAGCCCTCTACAGGCGCCGGCGCATCCCACAGCCGAAGCAAATCCCGGCCTCACCGGGGTCCCGGGCTGTTCCCACACCGGGAAAGGTCTGGGTTTGA